CCGGGATGGACGGCTCTGATGGCGTCGTTTCCCGGTCTTGGGGCGAGCTATGCAGCAGGTGGGGGATTCGATAATGCTGTCATCAGGCGAACGGCAGGTCGGGGCAGGCGTTGTCACGGAATCATGGAAGCAGATGATGGAACAGAAAGACTCACTCCTGGGTGACGATGTCCTCGAACTTGTACGTGAACTCTACCAGCTTTGGGGACATATAGATGGGGCAGCCGCAGCGCACGGCGAGCGCCACGGCGTCGCTCGGACGCGAGTCGAGCACGAGGGACTTACCATCCTGTTGGAGATGGATCTCCGCGTAAAAAACGCCCTCTCTGGCGTCGGTGATCACGACCTTCTGAACGGCCGCGCCGACGCTCTCGCACACTGATTTCAGGAGATCGTGCGTCAGCGGGCGCGGCGGCTCCTCGCCCTGTACCGCGATGGCTATGGACTGCGCTTCAAAGGGTCCGATGCCGATGGGTAGGATCACCTTCTGGTCCATGTCGGTGAGCAGCATCGAGAAGCCGCTGCTTGCCTCAGCGATGACGCTCAGGACCTTCATTTCCAGCACCGCAACCACCTTCCTTCTGTAATTCTATTCTACCACACCGGCGGGAACGTGTTCCTCCCCGCAGGAGAAATTCTCGAGAGCCGCCAATGGCGTGTCCTGTCTCGCTGAA
Above is a genomic segment from Bacillota bacterium containing:
- a CDS encoding bifunctional nuclease family protein — encoded protein: MKVLSVIAEASSGFSMLLTDMDQKVILPIGIGPFEAQSIAIAVQGEEPPRPLTHDLLKSVCESVGAAVQKVVITDAREGVFYAEIHLQQDGKSLVLDSRPSDAVALAVRCGCPIYMSPKLVEFTYKFEDIVTQE